One Paenibacillus sp. FSL W8-0186 genomic window carries:
- a CDS encoding DUF4062 domain-containing protein yields the protein MANPRVFVSSTCYDLGEVRDSLYSFIKSYNFDPVLSERGDVFYHPELHTHDSCIKEIENCQIFVLIIGGRFGGNYIADTSRSIVNAEYISARECDKPVFCFIKREVYEDHRVYVKNKGNKNIAEKIVYPSIENQKHAMKIFEFIDEVRHVSINNGIFPFEFARDIQESLRKQWSGMFYDFLTSRKYQRELETTTKLLDQLTLASQKTEEMIKNIYMQYDKELMPIQVINYQVEAKQFFERILREFNITKIKTIDIESLAEVPNTISWFEFLESTGTFIYEPGLVGEDSNGNEICEDVLFINGGVGIGIGGPSFSNKRKEKIKKIEGLFDAYLKLNKEQRLTLLREFASEDIEVF from the coding sequence ATGGCAAACCCCAGAGTTTTTGTAAGCTCAACCTGTTATGATTTAGGGGAAGTGCGAGATAGTCTTTACTCATTTATTAAATCGTATAATTTTGACCCGGTATTAAGTGAAAGAGGGGATGTCTTTTACCATCCGGAATTACATACACATGATAGCTGTATAAAAGAAATCGAGAATTGTCAAATTTTTGTGTTAATTATTGGTGGTCGCTTCGGGGGGAATTACATTGCGGATACCTCCCGTTCAATTGTAAATGCTGAATATATTTCCGCAAGAGAATGCGATAAGCCAGTTTTTTGTTTCATCAAAAGAGAAGTTTACGAAGATCATCGGGTCTATGTAAAGAACAAAGGAAATAAAAATATTGCAGAAAAAATAGTATACCCATCTATAGAGAACCAGAAGCATGCAATGAAAATATTTGAATTTATTGACGAAGTTAGACATGTATCGATAAATAATGGAATATTTCCATTTGAATTTGCCAGAGATATTCAAGAAAGTTTGAGAAAACAATGGTCGGGCATGTTTTATGATTTTCTGACAAGTAGAAAATATCAGAGAGAATTAGAAACTACTACGAAATTACTTGATCAACTAACACTTGCAAGTCAAAAAACAGAAGAAATGATCAAAAACATTTATATGCAATATGATAAAGAATTGATGCCAATTCAAGTGATTAATTACCAAGTTGAAGCTAAGCAATTTTTTGAACGAATATTACGTGAATTTAATATAACTAAAATTAAGACAATAGATATTGAATCCTTGGCGGAGGTTCCAAATACAATTTCCTGGTTCGAATTTTTAGAGTCTACTGGAACCTTTATCTACGAGCCAGGTCTTGTCGGAGAAGATTCCAATGGAAATGAAATTTGTGAAGACGTGTTATTTATTAATGGTGGTGTTGGAATAGGAATAGGAGGCCCATCATTTTCAAACAAAAGGAAAGAGAAGATTAAAAAAATTGAGGGGCTATTTGATGCATATTTGAAGTTGAATAAAGAACAGAGATTAACGCTTTTAAGAGAATTTGCATCAGAGGATATTGAGGTCTTTTAA